Proteins from a genomic interval of Medicago truncatula cultivar Jemalong A17 chromosome 3, MtrunA17r5.0-ANR, whole genome shotgun sequence:
- the LOC25489338 gene encoding probable transcriptional regulator RABBIT EARS, with translation MEESLNMMWMKRKQILHSHNEVVPSFGTINNRSWEEKAFAEDAARILGGCIWPPRSYSCHFCKREFRSAQALGGHMNVHRRDRAKLKQSLNHHNELELHSHHKNHFTTSRDNSSTWPSTTYTQENCFQPNMSSYSSSIKWGNNHKESLDSEQKGLANAKEQIFKGYGCNDYVETSLSMGQNNSMFGQKLQTEDDSCGGDKGINYKRPKTASISSSLPVLLKPCLNDRCLTFQSAEFVIGVKPGIEDLDLELRLGKLTQKV, from the exons ATGGAGGAATCACTAAATATGATGTGGATGAAAAGGAAACAAATCTTGCACTCACACAATGAAGTAGTACCATCATTTGGAACCATCAACAATAGGTCTTGGGAGGAAAAAGCTTTTGCAGAAGATGCAGCTAGGATACTTGGTGGATGTATATGGCCTCCAAGATCTTACTCATGTCACTTCTGTAAAAGAGAGTTTAGGTCTGCTCAAGCTTTAGGTGGTCACATGAATGTTCATAGAAGAGATAGAGCTAAGCTCAAACAAAGTCTTAACCACCATAATGAATTAGAACTTCATTCTCATCACAAAAATCATT TTACAACAAGCAGAGATAACTCTTCTACTTGGCCATCAACTACATATACACAAGAAAACTGTTTTCAGCCAAACATGTCTTCATATTCTTCTTCAATTAAATGGGGGAATAACCACAAGGAGTCTCTTGATTCTGAACAAAAAGGGCTAGCTAATGCAAAGGAGCAAATTTTCAAAGGTTATGGTTGTAATGATTATGTTGAAACAAGTTTGTCTATGGGACAAAATAATTCAATGTTTGGCCAAAAATTGCAAACTGAGGATGATTCATGTGGTGGGGACAAAGGCATAAATTATAAAAGACCAAAGACAGCTTCCATTTCTTCTTCACTGCCTGTCTTGCTGAAGCCATGTTTGAATGATAGATGTTTAACTTTTCAGTCTGCAGAGTTTGTAATTGGAGTTAAGCCTGGAATAGAAGACTTGGATCTTGAACTCAGGCTTGGGAAACTAACACAGAAAGTTTAG